From a single Miscanthus floridulus cultivar M001 chromosome 8, ASM1932011v1, whole genome shotgun sequence genomic region:
- the LOC136474904 gene encoding auxin-induced protein 15A-like: MLHGGEEKKGKVKKGWLAVRVGAEGDEGGFQRFVIPIAYLYHPLFRRLLEAARDAYGYDYSAGPLRLPCSVDEFLRLRALVERDTQAAAPASSSSHHRVHAGGGSHGHYSLSPCTRAKVTS; encoded by the coding sequence ATGCTGCACGGCGgcgaggagaagaaggggaaggtgAAGAAAGGGTGGCTGGCGGTGCGTGTCGGGGCGGAGGGCGACGAGGGCGGCTTCCAGCGGTTCGTCATCCCCATCGCGTACCTGTACCACCCGCTGTTCCGCCGCCTGCTGGAGGCCGCGCGCGACGCCTACGGCTACGACTACTCCGCGGGGCCACTGCGCCTGCCCTGCTCCGTCGACGAGTTCCTCCGCCTGCGCGCGCTCGTGGAGCGGGACACGCAGGCGGCGGCGCCTGCCTCGTCGTCCTCGCACCACCGCGTGCACGCCGGCGGCGGGTCGCACGGACACTACTCCCTCTCCCCGTGCACCCGCGCCAAGGTCACCTCATGA